A single Triticum dicoccoides isolate Atlit2015 ecotype Zavitan chromosome 2A, WEW_v2.0, whole genome shotgun sequence DNA region contains:
- the LOC119352153 gene encoding protein SRC2 homolog, which yields MVRLGPLAAQHSGAFARDLGLGSPAALVAFAVVATVAVAAVAAFGCAKGAKKPRRQDNNNVYYYGQGYPPPPPAGAYGYPAQQPPPGYAYPPPPVDAGRKQGGRMGAGAGLALGAGAGLATGVIVGSALSSGCGGGCGGGCGGGCGG from the coding sequence ATGGTGAGGCTGGGGCCTCTCGCCGCGCAGCACTCGGGAGCGTTCGCCCGCGACCTGGGGCTGGGGAGCCCCGCGGCGCTCGTGGCCTTCGCGGTCGTcgcgacggtggcggtggcggccgtGGCGGCCTTCGGCTGCGCCAAGGGGGCCAAGAAGCCGCGCCGGCAGGACAACAACAACGTGTACTACTACGGCCAGGGGTACCCACCGCCGCCCCCCGCGGGCGCGTACGGCTACCCGGCGCAGCAGCCTCCCCCCGGCTACGCgtacccgccgccgcccgtcgacgCCGGGAGGAAGCAGGGAGGGCGCATGGGAGCCGGCGCGGGTCTCGCCCTCGGCGCAGGCGCCGGCCTGGCCACCGGCGTCATCGTCGGCTCGGCGCTCAGCTCCGGCTGCggaggcggctgcggcggcggatgCGGTGGCGGCTGCGGCGGTTGA
- the LOC119352154 gene encoding putative glycine-rich cell wall structural protein 1, translating to MVRLGPLAAQHAGAFARDLGLGSPAALVAFAVVATVAVAAVAAFGCAKGAKKPRRQDKNNVYYYGQGYPPPPPAGAYGYAAQQPAPGYAYPPPPADAGRKQGRMGGGAGLALGAGAGLATGVIVGSALSSGCGGGGGCGGGCGGGCGGGCGG from the coding sequence ATGGTGAGGCTGGGGCCTCTGGCTGCGCAGCACGCGGGAGCGTTCGCCCGCGACCTGGGGCTGGGAAGCCCCGCGGCGCTCGTGGCCTTCGCGGTCGTcgcgacggtggcggtggcggccgtGGCGGCCTTCGGCTGCGCCAAGGGGGCCAAGAAGCCGCGCCGGCAAGACAAGAACAACGTCTACTACTACGGCCAGGGgtatccgccgccgccacccgcgggCGCGTATGGTTACGCGGCGCAGCAGCCGGCCCCGGGCTACGCGTACCCACCGCCGCCCGCCGACGCTGGGAGGAAGCAGGGGCGCATGGGCGGTGGCGCGGGGCTCGCCCTCGGTGCTGGCGCTGGCCTGGCCACCGGCGTCATCGTCGGATCGGCGCTCAGCTCCGggtgcggaggaggcggcgggtgCGGTGGTGGCTGCGGTGGCGGATGCGGTGGTGGCTGCGGTGGTTGA